The sequence TTCAACTGTAATCCTCTTGCGTGGCTGATAAAGATCGCCACCCATTTTAACACCTTTAGACTCACCAACAACCCTAACAGGTACGTCAACTGTTACAGGCCTTCCTTCTGTAAGTTTATAAAAATCTACGTGCTCTACCTCTTCTTTTACGGGGTGCCACTGAATCTCTTTAACTATAACTTTAAACTCTTCATTATCCAGCTTAAGTTCAAATCTATCATTTCTACGACTTCTTCTTATGGCTGCCATAAATTCAGACCTATCGACAGCTATATGCTCACTGCCGAAGTCGGCCCCGTAAATAACGGCGGGTATTTTGCCTTCTCTCCTTAATTTTTTGGCTGCCTTTGTTCCAATATCCCTCTTCTGTGCTGTTATCAACATCTTATCTTCCACCTCACAACTTTATTAATCAAAAATGGCGCTTAGCGACTCTTTATGATAAACCCTTCTTATAGCCTCACCAATTATCTCGCCAACGGAGAGAACCTTTATTTTATCCGTAGGTATAGGTTTTTCGAATGTTATAGTATTGGTAACCGCAAGCTCTTTCAAGGGTGAGTTATTTATTTTTTCTATTGCATTGCCGCTCAACACAGGATGAGTACAACAAGCATAAACCTCTTTTGCCCCTTCTTTGTGAATAGCCTTAGCTGCATTGGTCAATGTTCCTGCCGTATCAACTATATCGTCAACTATAACGGCAACTTTATCTTTAACATCACCTATTATATGCATTATTTCACTAACGTTGGGTTTAGGCCTTCTCTTGTCTATTATGGCAATAGAGCAACCCAGCTTCTTTGCATAGTATCTCGCCCTTTCAACGCCACCTGCATCAGGAGATACAATAACCAAATCACTATCCTTTGAAGCCATATTTTCCCTTATATACTTAAGCATTATTGGAGCTGCATAAAGATGGTCAACCGGTATATCAAAAAATCCTTGAATCTGCCCAGCGTGCAGATCCATAGACATTATCCTATCTGCACCTGCAGTCGTTATAAGATCGGCTAACAATTTTGCTGAAATAGGAACTCTTGGAAGAACCTTTCTATCTTGCCTTGCATAGGCATAGTATGGAACAACAACTGTTATGGAGCTTGCAGATGATCTTTTTAAGGCATCCAAAGTTACCAAAAGCTCCATAATATTATCGTTCACAGGGGACGATAAAGACTGTATTAAAAATACATCAGCACCCCTGACACTCTCATCTATCTGAACATATATCTCTCCATCGCTAAACCTTGAGATCTGAGCCTCGGCCAAGCCCACGCCAAGATACCTTGAAATCTCCTCTGCCAAAGCCCTATTAGCCGTTCCACTTATGAGCTTAAGTTGTGACATCTTCACTTAGCCTTCCTCTGAAATTTTAATTAAAAATAAAAAAATGGCTGGGGCGGCTGGATTCGAACCAGCGATCGAGGATCCAAAGTCCTCTGCCTTACCACTTGGCTACGCCCCAACGGTCAAATAAAAACCCGCAAGGGTTTCCCCTTGCGGAAAAAATTATTATTCCTCTTCTTGAGCCTCTTCTTGCTTTTCTGCTTTTGCTTTCTCGTACTCCCCTAAGACAGCCTTCTCTAACTTCTGTCTCATCTCGTTGTTTAAAGGATGGGCAACATCTTTAAAGCTTCCATCCTTCATCTTCCTCGAAGGCATTGCCACAAACAAACCCTTCTGACCGCTAATGATCTTAAGATCTCTTACAACAAACTCGTTGTCAAAGATTACCGTTGCAAAACCCTTTAACTTCTCATCACCCTCGATTGGGCTAACCCTTACCTCTGTAATCTCCATAATTCTACCTTTCCCTACCTTAAGATTTCTTCTGCAAAGTTTACAGTTTTACATAAAACCCCTCTCGTTTCAAGCTGCTCTTTTAACCCCTCTTCCGCTTGCACCTCCGAACCAAGAATTGAAAATACACAAGACCCACTTCCTGAAACCAAACCATTACCAGCTTCTTTTATTAGGGTTTCTTTAATCCATTTTAAAAGATCAAACTCTTTCAGAACAACACTTTCAAGATCGTTGTGAAGGTGGTTTTTAAGCTCATGCATCGAGCAAAGACCATCCTTCACAGTAAGAGCCATTTTATTTAAGCCCTTAAGCTTTGTCAACCTCAATCTTTTATAAACAAATGCCGTTGAAACACTAAAATTTGGTATTGCAAGAAGGACCTTAAATCCTTCTGTATTACATTTAACCTTTGTAATTATTTCGCCCCTGCCCTCTGCTATTGCATCTCCATGTTCTACAAAAAAAGAAACATCACTTCCTATCTTTGCTGCAACCTCAAATAACTCTCCCCTACTTAAGGGAAAATCAAACAATTCATTTAAGCCCTTTAGTGTGTAAGCCGCATTC comes from Hippea maritima DSM 10411 and encodes:
- a CDS encoding 50S ribosomal protein L25; the encoded protein is MEDKMLITAQKRDIGTKAAKKLRREGKIPAVIYGADFGSEHIAVDRSEFMAAIRRSRRNDRFELKLDNEEFKVIVKEIQWHPVKEEVEHVDFYKLTEGRPVTVDVPVRVVGESKGVKMGGDLYQPRKRITVEALPEAIPNEIEIDVTNLQIGDVVHVFDLDMPEGVRVKSSKNFTLVAILGKALEETEEGEEEEIEEES
- a CDS encoding ribose-phosphate diphosphokinase produces the protein MSQLKLISGTANRALAEEISRYLGVGLAEAQISRFSDGEIYVQIDESVRGADVFLIQSLSSPVNDNIMELLVTLDALKRSSASSITVVVPYYAYARQDRKVLPRVPISAKLLADLITTAGADRIMSMDLHAGQIQGFFDIPVDHLYAAPIMLKYIRENMASKDSDLVIVSPDAGGVERARYYAKKLGCSIAIIDKRRPKPNVSEIMHIIGDVKDKVAVIVDDIVDTAGTLTNAAKAIHKEGAKEVYACCTHPVLSGNAIEKINNSPLKELAVTNTITFEKPIPTDKIKVLSVGEIIGEAIRRVYHKESLSAIFD
- the spoVG gene encoding septation regulator SpoVG, which produces MEITEVRVSPIEGDEKLKGFATVIFDNEFVVRDLKIISGQKGLFVAMPSRKMKDGSFKDVAHPLNNEMRQKLEKAVLGEYEKAKAEKQEEAQEEE
- the ispE gene encoding 4-(cytidine 5'-diphospho)-2-C-methyl-D-erythritol kinase gives rise to the protein MILKSFAKINSLLYVLGKRPDGYHELFTLMHKIDLFDLIEIERNDGGLKFSINIDELNNQDNLAVKAARLFFEKTGIKPQVSIEIEKHIPVGGGLGGGSSNAAYTLKGLNELFDFPLSRGELFEVAAKIGSDVSFFVEHGDAIAEGRGEIITKVKCNTEGFKVLLAIPNFSVSTAFVYKRLRLTKLKGLNKMALTVKDGLCSMHELKNHLHNDLESVVLKEFDLLKWIKETLIKEAGNGLVSGSGSCVFSILGSEVQAEEGLKEQLETRGVLCKTVNFAEEILR